One Halobaculum roseum DNA segment encodes these proteins:
- a CDS encoding DUF367 family protein, with translation MDLHVRYEGDDDPDKCTARKLARFDLAELHRSDAATPYGVVLNPHAERALSPADRDVADGETLVALDCSWESAGEAMFSLPGEHRALPYLVAANPVNFGRPMQLTTVEAFAAALHVLGEPEQAEAVLAKFTWGETFLELNEEPLRRYSECDDSSEVVAIQQEYLDR, from the coding sequence GTGGACCTGCACGTCCGGTACGAGGGCGACGACGACCCCGACAAGTGCACGGCCCGGAAGCTCGCGCGCTTCGATCTGGCGGAACTGCACCGCTCGGACGCGGCGACGCCGTACGGGGTCGTGCTCAACCCCCACGCCGAGCGCGCGCTGTCGCCGGCCGACCGCGACGTGGCCGACGGCGAGACGCTCGTCGCGCTCGACTGTTCGTGGGAGTCGGCCGGGGAGGCGATGTTCTCGCTGCCGGGGGAACACCGCGCGCTCCCGTACCTCGTCGCCGCCAACCCCGTGAACTTCGGCCGGCCGATGCAGCTGACGACGGTCGAGGCGTTCGCGGCCGCGCTCCACGTCCTCGGCGAACCCGAGCAGGCGGAGGCGGTGCTCGCGAAGTTCACCTGGGGGGAGACGTTCCTCGAACTCAACGAGGAGCCGCTGCGGCGGTACAGCGAGTGCGACGACTCCTCGGAGGTCGTCGCGATCCAGCAGGAGTACCTCGATCGCTGA
- a CDS encoding thiolase family protein: MATPVIAAAYRTPFGRQDGVFADTRSEDLSVTLIDHILEEHDLDADDVDDLMWGVAQQRGEQDNNVARVIALLSELGEGTPATSINRWCASSMQAIISASDAVAAGNRECIVAGGVESMSRVPMDGDSYQHLHPELSEQYNVFQLQMGMTAEKVADEYGVSREAQDEFAARSHHRAAEATETGRFDDEIVPVETDDGVVTEDEGIRPDTDAETLAGLSPAFTGDGTVTAGNSSQITDGAAATLVCSKEFADEHGLDVLAEVGTNNVAGVDPTVMGIGPVPATRGLLERAGSDIDDYGLVEVNEAFASQCEYSRRELGVDEDKFNVNGGAIALGHPLGASGARLPVTLIHEMIKRDVDRGLASLCVGFGQGAAIEFSR, from the coding sequence ATGGCAACGCCCGTCATCGCGGCCGCGTACCGGACCCCGTTCGGCAGGCAGGACGGCGTCTTCGCGGACACACGCAGCGAGGATCTCTCGGTCACGCTCATCGATCACATCCTGGAGGAACACGATCTGGACGCCGACGACGTGGACGACCTCATGTGGGGGGTCGCCCAGCAGCGCGGCGAGCAGGACAACAACGTCGCGCGGGTCATCGCGCTCCTCTCGGAGCTGGGCGAGGGGACGCCCGCGACGAGCATCAACCGCTGGTGTGCCTCCTCGATGCAGGCGATCATCTCGGCGTCGGACGCCGTCGCCGCCGGCAACCGCGAGTGCATCGTCGCCGGCGGCGTCGAGAGCATGAGCCGCGTCCCGATGGACGGCGACTCCTATCAGCACCTCCACCCCGAACTCTCCGAGCAGTACAACGTCTTCCAACTGCAGATGGGGATGACCGCCGAGAAGGTCGCCGACGAGTACGGCGTGAGCCGCGAGGCGCAAGACGAGTTCGCCGCGCGCTCGCACCACCGCGCCGCCGAGGCGACCGAGACCGGCCGCTTCGACGACGAGATCGTCCCCGTCGAAACCGACGACGGCGTCGTCACCGAGGACGAGGGCATCCGCCCGGACACCGACGCGGAGACGCTCGCGGGGCTGTCGCCGGCGTTCACCGGCGACGGGACCGTCACGGCGGGCAACTCCTCGCAGATCACCGACGGCGCGGCCGCGACGCTCGTGTGTTCGAAGGAGTTCGCCGACGAGCACGGGCTCGACGTGCTCGCGGAGGTCGGCACGAACAACGTCGCCGGCGTCGACCCGACCGTCATGGGCATCGGTCCGGTCCCGGCGACCCGGGGGCTGCTGGAGCGCGCCGGCAGCGACATCGACGACTACGGGCTGGTCGAGGTGAACGAGGCGTTCGCCTCCCAGTGTGAGTACTCCCGGCGCGAGCTGGGCGTCGACGAGGACAAGTTCAACGTCAACGGCGGCGCGATCGCGCTCGGGCACCCGCTGGGGGCCTCGGGCGCGCGCCTGCCGGTGACGCTGATCCACGAGATGATCAAACGGGACGTGGACCGCGGGCTGGCGTCGCTGTGCGTCGGGTTCGGGCAGGGCGCCGCGATCGAGTTCAGCCGGTAG
- a CDS encoding ATP-binding protein, which yields MSDPAEDVVELLVTVHRYNEDRDLDADDLPPRYRQVFWSESPEEEDGPGGVERPLHVTESNAKTATGVERPWDAISDLLFTQRKEFSGEVSLSQPEMAVDWLLERIDDENLRENPVLAAIAEDPEVEHDAEFTVSHEEARGENRPVRADRVWIDALLGEYFDEEEDAEMLDLVTVKAPEEIEMTLHDLVLTEDQEGEIRKLMKAIEHREYLATIGLREIGKLLFVGPPGTGKTTAARALAHELGLPFVEVKLSMVTSQYLGETAKNVEKTFEVAKRLAPCILFIDEFDSVAKTRKSDEHAALKRAVNTLLKSIDDISLVRDEVLLISATNHPDQLDAAAWRRFDEIVNFPKPDRQMRSDILRVITRQMEIASFDPDEVADRTEGLTGSDLRLVLREAVLEALTDDRMEITQEDIMDAVQDFEERDNLKNMDMIDGEGAEVVGDGGGHDHDHDQDHDHDHDHSHDD from the coding sequence ATGAGTGACCCGGCAGAGGACGTGGTCGAGCTTCTCGTAACCGTCCACCGGTACAACGAGGACCGCGACCTCGACGCCGACGACCTACCGCCGCGGTACCGCCAGGTCTTCTGGAGCGAATCGCCGGAAGAGGAGGACGGACCGGGCGGCGTGGAGCGCCCGCTCCACGTGACAGAATCGAACGCGAAAACCGCCACGGGCGTCGAGCGCCCGTGGGATGCGATCTCGGATCTGCTGTTCACCCAGCGCAAGGAGTTCTCCGGGGAGGTGTCGCTGTCGCAGCCGGAGATGGCCGTCGACTGGCTGCTGGAGCGCATCGACGACGAGAACCTCCGCGAGAACCCCGTGCTCGCTGCGATCGCCGAGGACCCCGAGGTCGAGCACGACGCCGAGTTCACCGTCTCCCACGAGGAGGCGCGCGGGGAGAACCGCCCCGTGCGCGCCGACCGCGTGTGGATCGACGCCCTGCTGGGCGAGTACTTCGACGAGGAGGAGGACGCCGAGATGCTCGATCTCGTCACGGTGAAGGCGCCCGAGGAGATCGAGATGACGCTGCACGACCTGGTGCTCACCGAGGACCAGGAGGGCGAGATACGCAAGCTGATGAAGGCGATCGAGCACCGCGAGTACCTCGCCACCATCGGGCTCCGGGAGATCGGCAAGCTCCTGTTCGTCGGCCCGCCCGGCACGGGGAAGACGACCGCCGCCCGCGCGCTCGCACACGAGCTCGGCCTCCCGTTCGTCGAGGTGAAGCTCTCGATGGTGACGAGCCAGTACCTCGGCGAGACCGCCAAGAACGTCGAGAAGACGTTCGAGGTCGCCAAGCGGCTGGCCCCCTGTATCCTCTTCATCGACGAGTTCGACTCCGTCGCCAAGACGCGCAAGTCCGACGAGCACGCCGCGCTCAAGCGCGCGGTCAACACCCTCCTCAAGTCGATCGACGACATCTCGCTCGTGCGCGACGAGGTGCTGCTCATCTCGGCGACGAACCACCCCGACCAGCTCGACGCCGCCGCCTGGCGGCGTTTCGACGAGATCGTCAACTTCCCCAAGCCCGACCGGCAGATGCGCTCGGACATCCTCCGAGTCATCACCCGGCAGATGGAGATCGCGAGCTTCGATCCCGACGAGGTCGCCGATCGCACGGAGGGGCTCACCGGGAGCGACCTCCGGCTCGTGCTCCGGGAGGCCGTCCTCGAGGCGCTTACCGACGATCGAATGGAGATCACACAGGAGGACATCATGGACGCCGTCCAGGACTTCGAGGAGCGCGACAACCTCAAGAACATGGACATGATCGACGGCGAGGGCGCGGAGGTCGTCGGCGACGGCGGCGGTCACGATCACGATCACGATCAGGACCACGACCACGACCACGATCACAGTCACGACGACTGA
- a CDS encoding antibiotic biosynthesis monooxygenase yields the protein MAYILGKAAVEDFNAWKSAFDRFDSFRTDNGQEGYQVFQGVDDPNEAVVLFEWADDEDPRAFFASEEMRERLEEAGVKGRPELTELEFIDRRSTQHPSA from the coding sequence ATGGCGTACATACTCGGAAAAGCGGCGGTCGAGGACTTCAACGCGTGGAAATCGGCGTTCGACAGGTTCGATTCCTTCCGGACTGACAACGGACAAGAGGGATATCAGGTCTTTCAGGGAGTGGACGACCCGAACGAGGCCGTCGTCCTTTTCGAGTGGGCCGACGACGAGGACCCTCGTGCGTTCTTCGCGTCCGAGGAGATGCGCGAGCGGTTGGAGGAGGCGGGCGTGAAAGGCCGCCCCGAACTGACCGAGCTTGAGTTCATCGATCGGAGATCAACTCAGCACCCGTCCGCGTAG
- the hemB gene encoding porphobilinogen synthase: MFPTDRPRRLRTDGVRPLVSETALSASDLIAPVFVDATTDERVAIESMPGHERVPVSEAVDRVEEVLATGVEAVMVFGIPESKDEVGSRAYAEDGVVQRAVRDIAAETDAYVITDVCLCEYTDHGHCGVLEDEAADDPTLTVRNDETLELLSNTAVSHAEAGADMVAPSSMTDGMVGAIREGLDEAGFAEVPIMSYAVKYESAFYGPFRDAADGAPAFGDRRHYQMDPANRREALREARLDAEEGADVLMVKPGLPYLDIVRDVREHSDLPVAAYNVSGEYAMLHAAADRGWLDLEETAHESLLSMKRAGADLILTYFAEDIADRL; encoded by the coding sequence ATGTTCCCGACCGACCGGCCGCGCCGCCTGCGCACGGACGGCGTCCGGCCCCTCGTCTCCGAGACGGCCCTCTCGGCGTCGGACCTGATCGCGCCGGTGTTCGTCGACGCGACGACCGACGAGCGCGTCGCCATCGAGTCGATGCCCGGCCACGAGCGCGTGCCCGTGAGCGAGGCGGTCGACCGCGTCGAGGAGGTGCTGGCGACGGGTGTCGAGGCGGTGATGGTGTTCGGCATCCCCGAATCGAAGGACGAGGTCGGCTCGCGGGCGTACGCCGAGGACGGCGTCGTCCAGCGCGCGGTCCGCGATATCGCCGCCGAGACGGACGCGTACGTCATCACGGACGTGTGCCTCTGTGAGTACACCGACCACGGCCACTGCGGCGTCCTGGAGGACGAAGCGGCCGACGACCCGACGCTCACCGTCCGCAACGACGAGACGCTCGAACTCCTCTCGAACACGGCCGTCTCGCACGCCGAGGCCGGCGCGGACATGGTCGCGCCCTCCTCGATGACCGACGGGATGGTCGGCGCAATCCGCGAGGGTCTGGACGAGGCGGGCTTCGCGGAGGTGCCGATCATGAGCTACGCCGTGAAGTACGAGTCGGCCTTCTACGGGCCGTTCCGCGACGCCGCCGACGGCGCGCCCGCCTTCGGCGACCGCCGGCACTACCAGATGGACCCCGCGAACCGCCGGGAGGCGCTGCGGGAGGCCCGCCTCGACGCCGAGGAGGGCGCGGACGTGCTGATGGTCAAGCCCGGCCTGCCGTACCTCGACATCGTTCGCGACGTGCGCGAGCACTCCGACCTGCCGGTCGCCGCCTACAACGTCTCCGGCGAGTACGCGATGTTGCACGCCGCCGCCGACCGCGGGTGGCTCGACCTGGAGGAGACCGCTCACGAGTCCCTCCTCTCGATGAAGCGCGCCGGCGCGGACCTGATCCTCACGTACTTCGCGGAGGACATCGCCGACCGGCTCTGA
- a CDS encoding nuclear transport factor 2 family protein, with product MSHEATARAYYRAIDAAAYDDLSALLAPAFVHDRPDRTLSGREEFVRFMREERPRTDTEHRIDGVYVDSGADDDGGGLVRGDRDGDGAATEVAVRGRLLDDEGGELFGFVDVFEFASPDSDAAVAHLTTYTD from the coding sequence GTGTCACACGAGGCGACCGCCCGAGCCTACTACCGCGCCATCGACGCGGCGGCGTACGACGACCTCTCGGCGCTGCTCGCGCCCGCGTTCGTCCACGACCGCCCCGATCGAACGCTCTCGGGACGCGAGGAGTTCGTCCGGTTCATGCGCGAAGAGCGCCCGCGGACGGACACCGAACACCGGATCGACGGGGTGTACGTCGACTCGGGCGCGGACGACGACGGCGGCGGTCTCGTCCGTGGCGACCGCGACGGCGACGGGGCCGCCACCGAGGTCGCGGTCCGCGGGCGACTCCTCGACGACGAGGGCGGGGAGCTGTTCGGCTTCGTCGACGTGTTCGAGTTCGCGTCGCCGGATTCGGACGCGGCCGTCGCGCACCTCACGACGTACACCGACTGA
- a CDS encoding DUF5518 domain-containing protein has protein sequence MTDWRAVAWGAVVFFVIAAFGTAVPIVGQLGAGLVGGAVAGYLAGGGLGNGAWHGLLAGSVTGVAYTLLFALLGGVLGLAGGGPLGGLLGGAGILVLGIVITLVFAIDSAIAGAIGAVLAE, from the coding sequence ATGACTGACTGGCGTGCGGTCGCGTGGGGCGCGGTCGTCTTCTTCGTCATCGCGGCGTTCGGCACCGCCGTTCCGATCGTCGGCCAGCTCGGCGCCGGGCTCGTCGGGGGCGCCGTCGCGGGCTATCTCGCCGGCGGCGGCCTCGGCAACGGCGCGTGGCACGGCCTGCTCGCGGGCTCGGTGACCGGCGTCGCCTACACGCTCCTGTTCGCGCTGCTTGGCGGTGTTCTCGGACTCGCGGGCGGCGGTCCGCTCGGCGGGCTCCTCGGCGGCGCGGGTATCCTGGTTCTCGGGATCGTGATCACGCTCGTGTTCGCGATCGACTCGGCCATCGCCGGCGCGATCGGCGCCGTGCTCGCGGAGTAG
- the serS gene encoding serine--tRNA ligase, giving the protein MISRQYLREHPEEVREGIENKGVDVDLDRVLELDEEWRDLKGRGDTLRHERNEVSSKIGQLKQEGKEEEAQEAIEKSQDLKQELQEIEERADELEADLHEAMLHLPQIPDDDVPVGADESENVERRREGFDDLRDLPEEVTPHYDLGEDLDILDFDRGAKVSGGGFYFAKGEGAMLEHALIQFFLEVHREQGYTDVFPPIPVNSKSMEGTGQFPKFVEDAYRVGDENADEIDDDDLWLLPTAEVPVTNMYRDEILLDDDLPVKHQAYSPNFRREAGEHGTETRGIVRVHQFNKVEMVNFVRPENSEERFERLVEEAEEVLKRLGLPYRILEMCTGDLGFTQAKKYDIEVWAPGDDMADGPEQGGRWLEVSSVSNFRDFQARRAGLRFRPERHESAEYLHTLNGSGVAVPRVVVAILEYYQNDDGTVDVPEPLQPYMGGREVIEGGEKVGESAVGAGEKE; this is encoded by the coding sequence ATGATTTCGAGGCAGTACCTCCGCGAGCACCCCGAGGAGGTTCGCGAGGGGATCGAGAACAAGGGGGTCGACGTCGACCTCGACCGAGTTCTCGAACTCGACGAGGAGTGGCGCGACCTGAAGGGCCGCGGCGACACCCTCCGCCACGAGCGCAACGAAGTCTCGTCGAAGATCGGCCAGTTGAAACAGGAGGGCAAGGAGGAGGAGGCCCAGGAGGCGATCGAGAAGAGCCAGGACCTCAAGCAGGAACTCCAGGAGATCGAGGAGCGCGCCGACGAGCTGGAGGCGGACCTCCACGAGGCGATGCTGCACCTCCCGCAGATCCCCGACGACGACGTGCCCGTCGGCGCCGACGAGTCGGAGAACGTCGAGCGCCGCCGCGAGGGGTTCGACGACCTCCGCGACCTCCCCGAGGAGGTGACCCCGCACTACGACCTGGGCGAGGACCTGGACATCCTCGACTTCGACCGCGGGGCAAAGGTGTCGGGCGGCGGGTTCTACTTCGCGAAGGGCGAGGGCGCGATGCTGGAGCACGCGCTCATCCAGTTCTTCCTCGAGGTCCACCGCGAGCAGGGGTACACCGACGTGTTCCCCCCGATCCCGGTGAACTCGAAGTCGATGGAGGGTACCGGCCAGTTCCCGAAGTTCGTCGAGGACGCCTACCGCGTCGGCGACGAGAACGCCGACGAGATCGACGACGACGACCTCTGGCTCCTGCCGACGGCGGAGGTGCCGGTGACGAACATGTACCGCGACGAGATCTTGCTGGACGACGACCTCCCCGTCAAGCATCAGGCGTACTCGCCGAACTTCCGCCGGGAGGCCGGCGAGCACGGCACCGAGACGCGCGGCATCGTTCGCGTCCACCAGTTCAACAAGGTGGAGATGGTGAACTTCGTCCGTCCGGAGAACAGCGAGGAGCGCTTCGAGCGCCTCGTCGAGGAGGCCGAGGAGGTGCTGAAACGCCTCGGGCTCCCGTACCGCATCCTGGAGATGTGTACCGGCGACCTGGGGTTCACGCAGGCGAAGAAGTACGACATCGAGGTATGGGCCCCCGGCGACGACATGGCCGACGGCCCCGAGCAGGGCGGCCGCTGGCTCGAGGTCTCGTCGGTGTCGAACTTCCGCGACTTCCAGGCGCGGCGCGCCGGCCTGCGGTTCCGGCCCGAACGCCACGAGAGCGCGGAGTACCTTCACACGCTCAACGGCTCGGGCGTCGCGGTCCCACGGGTCGTCGTCGCGATCTTAGAGTACTACCAGAACGACGACGGCACCGTCGACGTTCCCGAGCCCCTGCAGCCGTACATGGGCGGCAGAGAAGTCATCGAGGGGGGCGAGAAGGTCGGCGAGAGCGCGGTCGGCGCCGGCGAGAAGGAGTAA
- a CDS encoding MBL fold metallo-hydrolase: MRVTLLGTGDTTGTPTVGCDCDTCEAARERGIERSRFSVHVENDRTGESLLIDFSPDFRQQFLTHDVPLPDAGIVSHIHFDHLDGLGNAYRLFDDLPVYAADEFDPVTGESVADTIRSKYDYLDRVTVHDTAPLEPTRICGLDVTLVPVDHPPLVCYGLCVEDPETGAKLSLSGDTSYDVPDESRSTLADPDLLLADGIVPARFCEYHPMGGKDEGPDGTPYTFGTKHMTREGALAFADDLDAAETRLVHLAHYYPPEEAFAEPLAVDGETYDL, encoded by the coding sequence ATGCGCGTCACGCTCCTGGGCACGGGCGACACCACCGGCACCCCCACCGTCGGCTGCGACTGCGACACTTGCGAGGCGGCACGCGAGCGCGGGATCGAGCGCTCGCGCTTCTCGGTCCACGTCGAGAACGACCGCACCGGCGAGAGCCTCCTGATCGACTTCTCGCCGGACTTCCGACAGCAGTTCCTCACCCACGACGTTCCGCTCCCGGACGCCGGGATCGTCTCGCACATCCACTTCGACCACCTCGACGGCCTCGGCAACGCCTACCGCCTGTTCGACGACCTCCCGGTGTACGCCGCCGACGAGTTCGACCCCGTCACCGGCGAGTCGGTCGCCGACACGATCCGCTCGAAGTACGACTACCTCGACCGCGTCACCGTCCACGATACCGCGCCGCTGGAGCCGACCCGGATCTGCGGGCTCGACGTGACGCTCGTCCCGGTCGATCACCCGCCGCTGGTGTGCTACGGGCTGTGCGTCGAGGACCCCGAGACGGGCGCGAAGCTGTCGCTGTCGGGCGACACGAGCTACGACGTGCCCGACGAGTCGCGATCGACGCTCGCGGACCCGGACCTCCTGCTGGCCGACGGCATCGTTCCGGCGCGCTTCTGCGAGTACCACCCGATGGGCGGGAAGGACGAGGGACCCGACGGGACGCCGTACACCTTCGGAACCAAGCACATGACCCGGGAGGGCGCGCTGGCGTTCGCCGACGACCTCGACGCCGCCGAGACGCGGCTGGTCCACCTCGCGCATTACTACCCGCCCGAGGAGGCGTTCGCCGAGCCGCTCGCGGTCGACGGCGAGACGTACGACCTGTGA
- a CDS encoding DUF6757 family protein, which translates to MQCHYCDREAAYAAERGGVTVGLCESHFRDRVEELAESEGLEALREQVDVTQADRES; encoded by the coding sequence ATGCAGTGTCACTACTGCGACCGGGAGGCGGCGTACGCCGCCGAGCGCGGCGGGGTCACGGTCGGCCTGTGCGAGTCGCACTTCCGCGACCGCGTCGAGGAACTCGCCGAGAGCGAGGGCCTCGAGGCGCTCCGGGAACAGGTCGACGTGACGCAGGCCGACCGGGAGTCCTGA
- a CDS encoding DedA family protein — MPPWLESMLASEYAYLALFAVFVLEGAMLMYFMPSELIVPGSLILFGHSPGTVVAVIGIAVLGATVGQVVLFTVAQRGGREWLLQKRWFRVSEDSLDRFDGWFDRWGPVVVPVSNALLFTRGMLTVPAGLAEMDRRRFVVLSALGTLVFESALAGLYVFGVDVLW; from the coding sequence ATGCCCCCGTGGCTGGAGTCGATGCTGGCCTCGGAGTACGCCTACCTCGCGCTGTTCGCCGTCTTCGTGCTGGAGGGGGCGATGCTGATGTACTTCATGCCGAGCGAGCTGATCGTCCCCGGGTCGCTCATCCTCTTCGGCCACTCCCCGGGGACCGTCGTCGCGGTGATCGGGATCGCGGTGCTCGGCGCGACCGTGGGACAGGTGGTGCTGTTCACCGTCGCCCAGCGGGGCGGTCGGGAGTGGCTCCTGCAGAAGCGCTGGTTCCGCGTGAGCGAGGACAGCCTCGACCGCTTCGACGGCTGGTTCGATCGCTGGGGTCCGGTCGTCGTGCCCGTCTCGAACGCGCTGTTGTTCACCCGCGGGATGCTCACCGTCCCCGCGGGGCTGGCGGAGATGGACCGCCGCCGGTTCGTCGTGCTCTCGGCGCTCGGCACGCTGGTGTTCGAGTCGGCGCTCGCGGGGCTGTACGTGTTCGGCGTGGACGTGCTGTGGTAA